A window of Hyperolius riggenbachi isolate aHypRig1 chromosome 1, aHypRig1.pri, whole genome shotgun sequence contains these coding sequences:
- the LOC137562886 gene encoding piggyBac transposable element-derived protein 4-like: protein MASSSKRLTAEALMQFEDSDPDLQSLEDSSDSDAPGNLSSDSDSDSITSDTEEVSDARVWCPVNTTQAPPPPPHFPFTGEPGLKVECDHCPLAYLQLFFSDAVIDKIVVETNRYAAQEIAAPRGPFSRSRMWEPITKEDLWLFLGLIILQGVVGKPLQKWYWSTNKIIVTPFFGTVMSEYRFGLIMKFLHFADNSAFDESTHPAPKLKKIWEVFQLVMENFRNTYVPQRDISVDESLMAYKGRLSWIQYIASKRARFGVKSYMLCEASTGYIWNSILYTGKGTQFNPAFSSYGVATSSVLSLVEPLLNKGYCVITDNFYSSPELFEILIRNKTDAYGTVRPNRREMPTAFAKQKLKSGDIVAWQKGKMLALRWRDKKDVCTLSTVHDASSATTTTRGGKVLAKPQVILDYNHTMGGVDRADQAMTYYPAELDEKLEPTMSVGQELCSGISWV from the coding sequence ATGGCGTCATCCTCGAAGCGTCTCACAGCGGAAGCGCTGATGCAGTTCGAGGACAGCGATCCGGATTTGCAGTCACTGGAGGACTCCAGTGACAGTGATGCGCCTGGCAACCTGTCGTCTGATTCTGACAGCGACTCCATCACCAGCGACACGGAGGAGGTTAGTGACGCACGTGTTTGGTGCCCAGTCAACACCACTCAGGCCCCACCACCGCCCCCCCATTTCCCTTTTACTGGAGAGCCCGGCTTGAAGGTTGAATGTGATCACTGccccctggcctacctgcagctgTTCTTCAGTGACGCTGTTATTGATAAAATCGTGGTGGAGACGAACCGCTACGCCGCGCAAGAAATTGCTGCTCCACGAGGTCCCTTTTCCAGGAGCAGGATGTGGGAGCCTATCACCAAGGAGGACTTGTGGCTGTTCCTTGGACTAATTattctgcagggggtggtggggaagcccctgcagaaatggtactggtCGACGAACAAAATAATCGTTACCCCCTTCTTTGGCACGGTAATGTCGGAGTACCGTTTTGGACTCATCATGAAGTTTCTACACTTCGCAGACAACTCCGCCTTCGATGAGTCAACCCACCCAGCGCCAAAGTTGAAAAAGATCTGGGAAGTTTTTCAGCTGGTGATGGAAAACTTCCGCAACACTTATGTGCCCCAGAGGGACATAAGTGTGGATGAAAGCTTGATGGCGTACAAAGGCCGACTGTCCTGGATACAATACATCGCGTCCAAGAGGGCCCGGTTTGGAGTGAAGTCCTACATGTTATGCGAGGCATCAACGGGCTACATCTGGAACAGCATACTGTACACCGggaaagggacacaatttaacCCTGCTTTCAGCAGCTACGGGGTGGCGACTTCATCCGTGCTATCTTTGGTGGAGCCCTTGTTGAATAAGGGGTACTGTGTCATCACAGATAATTTTTACAGTTCACCTGAACTTTTTGAAATACTCATCAGGAACAAAACTGATGCCTACGGCACCGTTCGTCCTAACCGGCGAGAAATGCCTACTGCCTTCGCCAAGCAAAAGCTAAAATCTGGGGACATTGTGGCTTGGCAGAAGGGAAAAATGTTGGCACTCCGCTGGCGTGACAAGAAGGACGTGTGTACGCTCAGCACTGTCCATGATGCTTCATCTGCCACCACCACAACGCGAGGAGGGAAAGTCCTGGCCAAGCCGCAAGTCATCCTGGACTACAACCATACAATGGGTGGGGTGGACCGAGCTGACCAGGCGATGACATACTACCCCGCA